A DNA window from Gillisia sp. Hel1_33_143 contains the following coding sequences:
- a CDS encoding DUF2723 domain-containing protein yields MTEFNFSKWNKILGWLVFVIALITYWSTVEPTASFWDAGEYIATSAHLEVGHPPGAPLYQMMGAVASVFASDSKNVALMVNCMSGLASAFAIMFMFWSIVLILFKVAGPLKIQTSGSKIAILGSALVGSLAFTFTDSFWFNAVEAEVYAMAAGIMALLFYLGLLWERDMFKPRGYRWLILISFVVGLSFGVHFLGLLTIPAIGFLYFFKNYSKVTIKNFIIANIAVVAVLMFIFKLLLPYTLTFFASSEIFFTNSIGLPFNTGTVIAFLIIVAAFYFGINYTRKKQYFQLNTLFLCILFILIGFSSWTMLPIRSNSNTVINENSPNNARELLAYYNREQYGETHLFYGPQFTEMYSGLDPENPYSDEKPNYERDEKAGKYIIVNDYKNAKQNLDDNHKTVLPRMWSSEHAVNYMQFTGPIDFTIKPEYQDQQQLQTAVAEFKQSYAIGKLDNDDYNSFLSQFGQYLNVEKPSFGSNMSYLFEFQMGYMYWRYFMWNFVGRQNDIQGQYTDLNGNWLSGIDFIDEWHLGSQDNLPSDVKNNKARNTYYFLPLILGLIGLFFHFKKDKKGFWVLMVFFLFTGIALKIYLNERPFEPRERDYALVGSFYVFAMWIGIGVYALFDLLKDYLKPKLAAPIVIAATLLAVPTIMASQNWNDHDRSDRYTALAMAKMYLDSLDENAILFTIGDNDTFALWYVQQIEGYRTDVRIVNTSLFATDWYIDQMKRKAWESEPIPSQLEHSQYRAGTNDFVIFQPVTQDTMDIKNWMNWIASDNPGTKGELQSGQTVNTFPTKSIRIGVDKASVLKNKIVEAKSADEIVDNIFIKLDGNVVYKNRLLMLDIIANNNWERPIYFTGGSFGDDDYLWMKDFLQLDGVAYKLVPIQTPLDPRNPYNMGRINTDKMYDLVKNWDWGNMGDPNIYQDPETRKNSITYRSNLARLVEALLREGDKERAKNILDLAMENMPVDYYGYYTLLEPYIRGYFEVGETEKAKQLFEKVSSKYQEDLKYYSGWDQERQYRYADDIITSMERFRSLVDVIVLSGEREFAREKAEEFNNYLKLFPQFYDNSPEPEQTQDSPTEQDLINEFKRTQQLDSLDSVPQ; encoded by the coding sequence ATGACAGAATTCAACTTTAGTAAGTGGAACAAGATACTAGGATGGTTAGTATTTGTAATTGCACTTATTACCTACTGGTCTACGGTAGAACCTACCGCAAGTTTTTGGGATGCAGGAGAGTACATTGCAACATCCGCACATTTAGAAGTTGGCCACCCACCGGGAGCACCTCTATATCAAATGATGGGTGCTGTAGCTTCCGTTTTCGCTTCAGATAGTAAAAATGTAGCCTTAATGGTTAACTGTATGTCTGGTCTGGCCAGTGCTTTTGCCATCATGTTCATGTTCTGGTCTATAGTACTAATCCTTTTCAAAGTTGCTGGACCTCTTAAAATTCAGACTTCAGGCAGTAAAATAGCCATTCTAGGAAGTGCGCTTGTAGGTTCATTAGCCTTCACCTTTACCGATAGTTTTTGGTTTAATGCGGTAGAAGCAGAAGTTTATGCCATGGCAGCAGGAATTATGGCTTTGCTATTCTATCTAGGGCTTCTTTGGGAACGAGATATGTTTAAACCTCGTGGATATAGATGGCTAATATTAATCTCCTTTGTTGTTGGACTTTCATTTGGAGTTCACTTCTTAGGACTACTTACAATTCCGGCAATTGGATTTTTATATTTCTTTAAAAATTATTCTAAGGTAACTATCAAAAATTTTATTATCGCAAACATCGCAGTTGTTGCTGTTTTGATGTTCATCTTTAAACTGCTTTTACCTTATACGCTAACGTTCTTTGCTTCTTCAGAAATCTTTTTTACCAATAGTATAGGTTTACCATTTAATACTGGTACAGTGATCGCTTTTCTGATAATTGTTGCAGCATTCTATTTCGGAATTAATTATACTCGAAAAAAACAATATTTTCAGTTAAACACCCTTTTCCTTTGCATTCTTTTCATATTAATAGGTTTTTCAAGTTGGACCATGTTACCTATTAGATCTAATTCTAATACTGTCATTAACGAGAACAGCCCAAATAATGCTCGTGAATTACTTGCTTATTATAACAGAGAACAATACGGAGAAACTCATCTTTTCTACGGACCTCAATTTACAGAAATGTATAGCGGGCTGGATCCGGAAAATCCATATTCAGATGAAAAGCCAAATTACGAACGCGATGAAAAGGCTGGAAAATACATAATAGTAAATGATTATAAGAATGCTAAGCAAAATCTAGACGATAACCATAAGACCGTATTACCCAGAATGTGGAGCTCTGAACATGCTGTTAATTATATGCAGTTTACAGGACCTATAGATTTTACTATTAAGCCTGAATATCAAGATCAGCAACAACTACAAACGGCTGTTGCAGAGTTCAAGCAGAGTTATGCTATTGGAAAACTAGATAACGATGATTATAATAGTTTTTTATCGCAATTCGGACAATATCTAAATGTAGAAAAACCATCTTTTGGATCTAATATGAGTTACCTCTTTGAATTTCAGATGGGGTATATGTACTGGAGATACTTTATGTGGAATTTTGTTGGCAGACAAAATGATATTCAAGGCCAGTATACAGATCTAAATGGAAATTGGTTAAGCGGAATCGATTTTATAGATGAGTGGCATTTAGGCTCACAAGACAATCTTCCTTCAGATGTGAAGAATAATAAAGCTAGAAATACGTACTACTTTTTACCACTAATATTAGGATTAATAGGTTTATTCTTTCACTTCAAAAAGGATAAAAAAGGATTTTGGGTTTTAATGGTGTTCTTTTTATTTACAGGAATAGCCTTAAAGATCTACTTAAATGAAAGACCTTTTGAACCTCGTGAAAGAGATTACGCTCTGGTAGGTTCATTTTACGTTTTCGCTATGTGGATAGGAATTGGAGTTTACGCGCTGTTCGATCTCCTTAAAGATTATTTAAAGCCGAAGCTTGCTGCTCCCATAGTTATAGCGGCAACATTATTAGCCGTTCCTACTATTATGGCTTCTCAAAACTGGAATGATCATGACAGGTCAGACAGGTATACCGCTTTAGCAATGGCTAAAATGTATCTAGACTCGTTAGACGAGAATGCCATTCTATTTACCATTGGAGATAATGATACGTTTGCACTTTGGTATGTACAACAAATTGAAGGGTACAGAACAGATGTTCGTATTGTAAATACCAGTCTATTTGCTACAGACTGGTACATAGACCAAATGAAGAGAAAGGCTTGGGAGAGTGAACCTATTCCATCTCAGCTAGAACATAGTCAGTACCGTGCCGGAACAAATGATTTTGTGATCTTCCAGCCGGTAACTCAAGATACTATGGACATAAAGAACTGGATGAACTGGATTGCTAGCGATAACCCAGGAACCAAAGGAGAGTTACAAAGTGGGCAAACTGTAAATACATTCCCTACTAAATCTATTCGAATTGGAGTAGACAAAGCCTCTGTTCTAAAAAATAAGATCGTAGAGGCTAAGAGCGCAGATGAGATTGTAGACAATATCTTTATAAAGTTAGATGGAAATGTGGTTTATAAGAATCGCTTACTAATGTTAGATATCATAGCCAATAACAACTGGGAGCGCCCTATTTATTTTACCGGTGGTAGCTTTGGAGATGATGATTATCTATGGATGAAAGATTTTCTACAATTAGACGGTGTAGCTTATAAACTAGTACCAATTCAAACCCCATTAGATCCAAGAAATCCATATAATATGGGTAGAATTAATACAGATAAGATGTACGATCTTGTTAAGAATTGGGATTGGGGTAATATGGGAGATCCAAACATTTATCAAGATCCTGAAACTAGAAAGAACTCTATTACTTATAGAAGTAACCTTGCAAGATTGGTAGAAGCGCTATTAAGAGAAGGAGATAAAGAACGTGCCAAGAATATTTTAGACCTGGCCATGGAAAATATGCCGGTAGATTACTATGGATATTATACTTTATTAGAACCTTATATAAGAGGTTATTTTGAAGTTGGAGAGACCGAGAAAGCAAAGCAACTTTTTGAAAAAGTATCGAGTAAATATCAAGAAGACTTAAAGTATTATAGCGGATGGGATCAGGAGAGACAATATCGCTATGCAGATGATATTATCACTTCTATGGAACGATTTAGATCTTTGGTAGATGTGATAGTGCTAAGCGGAGAAAGAGAATTTGCACGAGAGAAAGCAGAGGAGTTCAATAATTACTTAAAATTATTTCCACAATTTTATGATAATTCTCCGGAGCCAGAACAAACACAAGATTCTCCTACAGAGCAAGATCTTATAAATGAATTCAAAAGAACCCAACAGTTAGACTCTTTAGATAGCGTACCGCAATAG
- a CDS encoding polysaccharide deacetylase family protein, with translation MAYLKKISTLGKLIYPSLMWNFSRKEKDLYLTFDDGPHPTITPWVLELLAQYKAKATFFCVGDNIYKFPEIFKQIISEGHSIGNHTYHHLNGWKTSTASYLADVALANEAVTKQTVLQSDKKLFRPPYGKASISQLKKLKKLNYKIVMWETISGDFDQSISSKQCFKNVVENCTSGSIVVFHDSEKAKKHLKYTLPKVLEYYNYKGYTFKKI, from the coding sequence ATGGCTTATTTAAAAAAAATATCCACATTAGGGAAGTTGATTTATCCTTCTCTAATGTGGAATTTTTCTAGAAAAGAAAAAGATCTCTATCTCACCTTTGATGATGGCCCACATCCCACCATCACTCCTTGGGTTTTGGAACTTCTAGCTCAATATAAAGCTAAAGCAACCTTCTTTTGCGTTGGAGATAACATCTATAAATTCCCAGAGATCTTTAAGCAGATCATTTCTGAAGGCCATAGTATTGGTAACCACACTTACCATCATCTAAATGGCTGGAAAACCTCAACAGCATCCTATCTAGCAGATGTAGCCTTAGCAAATGAGGCTGTTACTAAACAAACAGTACTCCAGTCAGACAAAAAACTATTTAGACCTCCTTATGGCAAAGCCAGCATATCTCAGCTTAAAAAGCTTAAAAAGCTTAATTATAAGATCGTAATGTGGGAGACTATAAGTGGAGATTTTGACCAGTCTATCTCGTCAAAACAATGCTTTAAAAATGTTGTTGAGAATTGCACGTCCGGGAGTATTGTGGTATTTCACGATAGTGAAAAAGCAAAAAAACACCTAAAGTATACGTTACCAAAGGTGTTAGAATATTATAATTATAAAGGCTATACTTTTAAAAAGATCTAA
- a CDS encoding thioredoxin family protein translates to MSKFGELIDLNIPVLLDFYTEWNEASNLMHPVLRDVAAALGDKAKIIKIDVDKNSQLAEALRVQGLPTLMIYKNGEMKWRQSGEQDANTLISILKEHL, encoded by the coding sequence ATGTCAAAATTTGGTGAATTAATAGATTTAAACATTCCGGTGCTTTTAGATTTTTATACCGAATGGAATGAAGCTTCCAATCTTATGCACCCTGTGCTTAGAGATGTAGCTGCGGCTTTGGGTGATAAGGCCAAAATCATTAAAATTGATGTAGATAAAAATAGTCAATTAGCAGAAGCACTTCGCGTTCAAGGTTTACCAACACTCATGATCTATAAGAATGGTGAGATGAAATGGCGCCAAAGTGGAGAGCAAGATGCCAATACGCTTATAAGTATTTTAAAAGAACACCTTTAG
- a CDS encoding metallophosphoesterase, with protein MRWIIFIIFYILVDLYAYQAIRAITKNNIVSLAYIIISLLVLGNFIYQFVQPNPSGGFTGGRGYALGVVLAFMAGKLILTIFMFGEDLVRIFMASYSKLSGSSSSSFELPERRKFLGQIALGIAAIPFLSLLYGMYWGKYNYKVLKYVLYFDDLPSAFDGYRITQISDVHSGSFDNHEKIKYGVDLINEQESDIVLFTGDLVNNKAEEMDTWKSTFAQISAKDGVFSVLGNHDYGDYVQWESDAARIANIEDLKAVHADMGWDLLLNEHRFLERNGERIALVGVENWGAGGFKKKGDLDLAGKGVAKEDFKVLMSHDPSYWQEKIKSDPNHYHLTLSGHTHGMQFGIEIPGWFKWSPVSYRYENWAGIYEEFGRYINVNRGFGYLAYPGRVGIWPEVSVIELRKGSKLA; from the coding sequence ATGCGTTGGATTATATTTATTATTTTTTACATTCTTGTAGATCTTTATGCTTATCAGGCAATAAGAGCCATTACTAAAAATAACATCGTTAGTCTGGCTTATATTATAATTTCTCTGTTGGTTCTAGGGAATTTTATCTATCAGTTTGTACAGCCAAATCCTAGTGGTGGTTTTACCGGGGGTAGGGGTTACGCCTTGGGGGTAGTTCTTGCGTTTATGGCAGGAAAACTTATTCTTACCATCTTTATGTTTGGGGAAGATCTAGTGAGGATCTTTATGGCATCATACAGTAAACTTTCAGGATCATCTTCTTCCTCTTTTGAATTGCCGGAAAGACGCAAGTTCTTAGGTCAGATAGCCCTTGGTATAGCTGCAATACCCTTCTTGTCTTTGCTCTACGGAATGTACTGGGGTAAGTACAATTATAAAGTACTTAAATATGTGCTTTACTTTGATGATCTGCCTAGTGCTTTTGATGGTTATCGAATAACACAAATTAGCGATGTTCACAGTGGTAGTTTTGATAATCATGAGAAGATCAAATATGGAGTAGATCTTATAAATGAGCAAGAAAGTGATATCGTTCTTTTTACAGGAGACCTAGTGAATAATAAGGCAGAGGAAATGGATACGTGGAAATCTACCTTTGCTCAGATCTCTGCTAAAGATGGTGTATTCTCTGTTTTAGGGAACCATGATTATGGAGATTATGTTCAATGGGAGTCTGATGCTGCCAGAATAGCTAATATTGAGGATCTTAAGGCGGTCCATGCAGACATGGGATGGGACCTTTTACTTAACGAGCATAGATTTTTAGAGAGAAATGGAGAGCGAATAGCTTTAGTAGGTGTAGAAAATTGGGGCGCAGGAGGATTTAAGAAAAAAGGAGATCTCGATCTTGCTGGTAAAGGTGTGGCAAAAGAAGATTTTAAAGTATTAATGAGCCATGATCCATCTTATTGGCAAGAGAAAATAAAATCAGACCCTAATCATTATCATCTAACTCTTAGTGGCCATACTCATGGGATGCAATTTGGTATAGAAATACCGGGATGGTTTAAATGGAGTCCTGTATCTTACAGATATGAGAATTGGGCCGGTATTTACGAGGAGTTTGGTAGATATATTAACGTGAACAGAGGGTTTGGTTACCTGGCTTATCCAGGGCGTGTAGGAATTTGGCCGGAAGTAAGTGTTATTGAACTTCGCAAAGGCTCAAAACTCGCATAA
- a CDS encoding 3-hydroxybutyrate dehydrogenase, with product MNRTALITGSTSGIGHAIALGFAEAGYNIMFHGLEKDGAKIAAEVGEKFGVNTAFSNANLTKPEEIEALVNKAEELFKSIDVLINNAGIQYVAPVEQFPLDKWNAIIAINLTSAFIASKAVWKIMKKQDFGRIINISSVHGLRASEYKAAYVSAKHGVIGLTKVLGLEGAGHNITCNAICPGYVKTPLIEGQIKDQAKAHKLSEDEVVTQIMLKKQAVKEFIPIEKISELALYLAMDNSSAITGSAFTLDGGWSAQ from the coding sequence GTGAATAGAACAGCATTAATTACAGGAAGTACCAGTGGTATAGGCCATGCAATAGCTCTAGGATTTGCAGAGGCGGGCTATAATATTATGTTTCATGGTTTAGAAAAAGATGGAGCTAAAATAGCTGCTGAGGTAGGAGAGAAGTTTGGTGTTAATACAGCCTTTTCTAATGCCAATCTTACCAAGCCTGAAGAAATTGAAGCACTCGTAAATAAAGCGGAGGAGCTTTTTAAAAGTATAGATGTTTTAATTAACAATGCAGGGATTCAATATGTGGCACCTGTAGAACAATTTCCATTAGATAAATGGAATGCTATTATAGCTATAAATCTTACTTCAGCTTTTATTGCCTCTAAGGCGGTTTGGAAGATCATGAAAAAGCAAGATTTTGGAAGAATTATAAATATCTCATCGGTTCATGGTTTAAGGGCTTCAGAATATAAAGCTGCTTATGTTTCAGCAAAACATGGGGTTATAGGACTTACCAAAGTATTAGGTTTAGAAGGGGCAGGACATAATATTACCTGTAATGCTATTTGCCCAGGCTATGTGAAAACACCTTTGATAGAAGGACAGATTAAAGATCAGGCTAAAGCCCATAAACTTTCTGAAGATGAGGTAGTAACCCAGATCATGTTAAAGAAGCAGGCAGTTAAAGAATTTATACCAATAGAAAAGATTTCTGAATTAGCCCTTTATCTAGCTATGGATAATTCTTCAGCAATAACAGGATCTGCCTTTACACTAGATGGAGGATGGTCTGCACAATAA
- a CDS encoding alpha/beta fold hydrolase, with the protein MIHQRKLNNNVNIEYLDQGEGEVVLLLHGLGSTKADWDLQIETLTNNFRVIAPDFRGHGNSSKPLLKEEYGVKLCAEDMKLLLEEISVTRCSVIGFSMGGAVAFEMAVRYPSLFKKMVIVNTAPDFNNLGAFGDQMIQERTQLLRTKGMEAMAKKVSEGMFPDKGQEQLQQAFFDRASKNQLEPYFNSFTSLMNWGLGAKIEQIAIPCLVIASEFDYTPIASKENYVAKMQNSKLHIIKASRHGVTMDQPDEFNRVILKFLKSE; encoded by the coding sequence ATGATCCATCAAAGAAAATTAAACAATAATGTTAATATAGAATATCTAGATCAGGGAGAAGGAGAAGTTGTGCTTCTTCTCCATGGCTTAGGTTCTACCAAAGCAGACTGGGATCTTCAGATCGAGACGCTTACTAATAACTTTAGAGTTATAGCGCCAGATTTTAGAGGTCATGGTAATTCATCAAAACCCTTATTAAAAGAGGAGTATGGAGTGAAGCTTTGTGCAGAAGATATGAAGTTATTGTTAGAAGAGATAAGTGTTACTCGTTGCTCTGTAATTGGATTTTCCATGGGAGGCGCCGTAGCATTTGAAATGGCTGTTAGATATCCATCTCTATTTAAGAAGATGGTAATTGTAAACACGGCACCAGATTTTAATAATCTTGGAGCGTTTGGAGATCAAATGATTCAGGAAAGAACTCAACTTTTAAGAACCAAAGGCATGGAAGCTATGGCTAAAAAGGTTTCTGAAGGAATGTTTCCCGATAAGGGGCAAGAACAACTTCAGCAGGCATTTTTTGATAGAGCCAGTAAGAATCAATTAGAACCCTATTTTAATTCTTTTACAAGTTTAATGAATTGGGGATTGGGAGCTAAAATAGAACAAATAGCAATACCTTGTTTGGTAATTGCATCAGAATTTGATTATACCCCAATTGCCTCCAAAGAAAATTACGTGGCTAAAATGCAGAATTCTAAGTTGCATATAATAAAAGCATCCAGACATGGAGTTACCATGGATCAACCAGATGAATTTAATAGAGTGATATTAAAATTTCTTAAAAGTGAATAG
- a CDS encoding TonB-dependent receptor: MKIKILMLVSIFFSIASFAQKGSISGTVVDATSQEPLMGTNIVVRGTNTGVSADENGNFKLDNLDPKTYTIDVFFMGYESITKEVSVTAGQDVKLDISLNLSSSVMDEVVLSASRRPQKVTRAPATIAIIGSKEIASYAGNPGELAARQKGVDFVRSGVQGTGINIRGFNSAFNSKNLQVEDGRISTLVATGLPLGTFTTITKDDIERVEIILGPNAALYGPNAHNGLVATITKDPRTSEGTDIAVAAGNQEVFSARLRHAMKLSDKFAFKVWGEHTQGKEFDYVDSVYVGTTAYPELELDRKFSTTKYGGAAYYSLSPKTDIIASYGHSNNSNLGVTNAGRNQITDWAIDYAQAKLISPHFYANIYHTWSKTEDTYAINQRTQNYVSFINNGFTEQEALARSYTEQWFPVEGLPDGGISLPRGSVFKDNSRRFNAEAQYNNEIGDFKYVLGAQFQEDRADSKNTYLLDSDGPIVIDQTGVYGQVEYTFEEAAVDLLFVGRYDDHELYGGNFIPKAAIVKNFDFGSFRLTYGKGIAAPSILNLSGNLFGGLVLGNGEGFTLQDGTVIDPLKVETIKSYEIGYKGKIAGDKLFLDVNAYYNMSEDFLSPLINITATSPVTQRGNTPIGEVIPGSTGAVVLTYLNFGSVDTYGADFGLNYYLNDKNRFSFNYSFFDFSLDTDDLANDANKDGVVTTTDLPINTPKNKFGLGYYYTSPKFYGSLYARYVQEYDFFSGINIAAKTQDLNGDGTNDVIENARNGRTWNYGPLGGFVNFDLNVGYNITENLAIGASITNVLNSEVREFVASPEIGRLFQVELKYHLPIEALRK; the protein is encoded by the coding sequence ATGAAGATCAAAATCTTGATGCTTGTAAGCATCTTTTTCAGCATTGCTTCATTCGCCCAAAAGGGGAGTATAAGCGGAACTGTGGTGGACGCTACATCACAAGAACCACTAATGGGAACCAATATCGTTGTTAGAGGAACTAACACCGGAGTTTCTGCAGATGAGAACGGAAATTTTAAATTAGATAACCTAGACCCAAAAACATACACTATAGATGTATTTTTTATGGGCTATGAAAGTATAACCAAAGAAGTAAGCGTTACTGCAGGGCAAGATGTAAAGCTAGATATTAGTTTAAATCTATCTTCTTCTGTAATGGATGAGGTAGTACTTTCTGCTTCTCGTAGACCTCAAAAAGTAACGAGAGCTCCTGCTACCATTGCAATTATTGGTTCTAAAGAAATTGCAAGCTATGCCGGTAATCCGGGGGAATTGGCTGCAAGACAAAAAGGAGTAGACTTTGTAAGAAGTGGAGTTCAGGGAACCGGGATCAATATTCGTGGTTTTAACTCTGCTTTTAACTCTAAGAATTTACAAGTTGAAGATGGAAGAATTTCAACTCTGGTAGCAACAGGGTTACCATTAGGTACTTTTACTACGATCACCAAAGATGATATTGAAAGAGTTGAAATTATATTAGGACCAAATGCTGCCTTATATGGGCCTAATGCTCATAATGGGTTGGTTGCTACAATTACTAAAGATCCTCGAACTTCAGAAGGTACAGATATTGCCGTAGCTGCAGGAAATCAAGAGGTTTTTAGTGCAAGATTGCGTCATGCCATGAAATTGTCTGATAAATTTGCTTTCAAAGTTTGGGGAGAACACACTCAGGGTAAAGAGTTTGACTATGTAGATTCTGTATATGTAGGAACTACAGCTTATCCAGAATTAGAATTAGATAGAAAATTCTCTACCACAAAATATGGAGGAGCTGCATATTATTCTCTTTCGCCTAAAACAGATATCATAGCATCTTACGGGCATAGTAACAACAGTAACTTAGGTGTAACTAATGCAGGAAGAAATCAGATCACAGACTGGGCTATAGATTATGCTCAGGCAAAACTTATCTCTCCACATTTCTACGCTAACATTTATCATACATGGAGTAAGACCGAAGATACATATGCTATCAACCAGCGCACTCAAAACTATGTGTCTTTTATAAATAATGGTTTTACAGAGCAAGAAGCTTTAGCTCGCTCTTACACAGAACAATGGTTTCCGGTAGAAGGTCTTCCAGATGGTGGAATTAGTTTGCCTAGAGGAAGTGTTTTTAAAGACAACTCTAGAAGATTTAATGCGGAAGCTCAATATAACAATGAAATTGGTGACTTTAAATATGTTTTAGGTGCACAATTTCAAGAAGATCGTGCAGATTCTAAGAATACTTATCTATTAGATTCAGATGGACCAATAGTTATAGACCAGACCGGAGTTTATGGGCAGGTTGAATATACCTTTGAAGAAGCAGCTGTAGATTTATTATTTGTAGGAAGATATGACGATCATGAGTTATACGGAGGAAACTTTATTCCGAAAGCCGCAATTGTAAAGAATTTTGATTTTGGTAGTTTTAGATTGACTTATGGAAAAGGGATCGCTGCCCCTTCAATTCTTAACTTAAGCGGTAATCTTTTTGGTGGATTGGTACTTGGAAATGGAGAAGGATTTACGCTTCAAGATGGAACTGTAATAGATCCATTAAAGGTAGAGACCATCAAATCTTATGAAATTGGGTATAAAGGGAAAATAGCTGGAGATAAGTTGTTCTTAGATGTAAATGCTTATTATAATATGTCTGAAGATTTCTTGAGTCCATTAATAAATATTACAGCAACATCACCAGTAACGCAAAGAGGGAATACGCCAATAGGAGAAGTAATTCCTGGTTCTACAGGAGCTGTAGTTCTTACCTATTTAAATTTTGGATCTGTTGATACTTACGGGGCAGACTTTGGATTGAACTATTACCTAAATGATAAGAATAGATTTTCTTTCAATTATTCATTCTTCGATTTTAGTTTAGATACAGATGATCTTGCCAATGATGCTAATAAAGATGGAGTAGTAACTACCACAGATCTACCAATAAATACACCTAAGAATAAATTTGGTCTAGGATACTATTATACTTCTCCAAAGTTCTATGGTTCTTTATATGCTAGATATGTACAGGAATATGACTTTTTCTCTGGAATAAACATCGCCGCTAAAACACAAGATCTTAATGGAGATGGAACTAATGATGTAATTGAAAATGCTAGAAATGGTAGAACCTGGAACTATGGTCCTTTAGGTGGATTTGTAAATTTTGACCTAAATGTTGGATATAACATTACAGAAAACTTAGCTATAGGAGCAAGCATTACCAACGTACTTAATTCTGAAGTTAGAGAATTTGTAGCATCTCCAGAAATAGGTAGATTATTTCAGGTAGAATTAAAGTATCATTTACCTATTGAAGCTTTAAGAAAATAA
- a CDS encoding alpha/beta fold hydrolase yields MRKGTLFSLMLLFFINAVAQNTISETLTYTNPVDSVLINNEKIAFQDTGSGATTLLFIHGLSSYMEAWNKNISSLKEYYRCIAIDLPGYGKSSKNRLDYTLAEYADFINQFIKEKELKNVVLVGHSMGGQIAMTSVLKAPENFQKLILIAPAGIETFAEEEGKIMKMSYTASMVENASEEQIRNNFKLNFYEFPEDAEFMVEDRIAMKNASDFPDYSKMIVNNIHAMLEEPVIDKLPEIKIPVLMIYGANDALIPNKYFHPTQDLEFLATQAKEKMPQLQVKIIDKAGHFVNFEKSKLVNNEIESFLKH; encoded by the coding sequence ATGAGAAAAGGAACGTTGTTTAGCTTAATGCTTCTATTTTTTATAAATGCAGTTGCCCAAAACACAATTAGTGAGACCCTAACCTATACCAACCCAGTGGATTCAGTTTTAATAAATAACGAGAAGATCGCTTTTCAGGACACGGGTTCTGGAGCTACAACTTTACTTTTTATTCATGGACTTTCCAGTTATATGGAGGCTTGGAATAAGAATATTTCTTCTTTAAAAGAATATTATAGATGTATTGCTATAGATCTTCCAGGCTATGGAAAATCTTCAAAGAACAGGTTGGATTATACGCTTGCTGAATATGCAGATTTTATCAATCAATTTATAAAGGAAAAAGAATTGAAGAATGTGGTCTTGGTAGGTCATTCTATGGGTGGCCAAATTGCTATGACGAGTGTTTTAAAAGCTCCTGAAAATTTTCAGAAATTAATTTTAATAGCTCCGGCGGGGATAGAAACTTTTGCTGAAGAAGAAGGCAAGATCATGAAGATGTCTTATACAGCATCAATGGTAGAGAATGCTTCTGAAGAGCAAATAAGAAACAATTTCAAACTTAATTTTTACGAATTTCCGGAAGATGCAGAATTTATGGTAGAAGACAGAATTGCAATGAAAAACGCTTCAGATTTTCCAGATTATTCGAAGATGATCGTAAATAATATTCATGCCATGTTAGAGGAGCCGGTGATTGATAAATTGCCTGAAATTAAAATTCCGGTGCTTATGATCTACGGTGCCAACGATGCTTTAATTCCTAATAAGTATTTTCATCCAACTCAAGATTTAGAATTTCTGGCTACACAAGCCAAGGAAAAAATGCCTCAGTTACAAGTTAAGATCATAGATAAAGCAGGTCATTTTGTAAATTTTGAAAAATCGAAGTTGGTGAATAATGAAATAGAATCATTTTTAAAACATTAA